The DNA sequence TCAGTACAGTTCAGTACATTTTGTCCAGCCCTACTGATAGGTGAAGTCGTAGGAGGATGTCtttagattttgtttttaaaaaaatgtgaagtcGTCAAAGGTATTcggtttgaattttttttaattataaacttctttttaatttttttattatttatttaaatgtattattattttgtttaaagtaaagtgatataaaatttttattctgttatattttaatgatttattttttgtttctttatttaactaatttaattaattgaatacatgacaaaataataaaaaaaaaagttgtaattATATTAGtagtatttgaaaaaattaaaaataataaaaataaaataactgaaATGAAATACATTATcccattataaatatttatttcaaggaaatcaaaatataatttaatcaagATGTAATAAAAGTTGAGAACTTTTCTATTTTGAAGAGGACAAATGTGTTGTGTTTGTCGTTCATTCATATATAATATGCtttgttgtttattatttaatatggaTATGTTTGAACATCATTAGCACTATGTTCGTTTGACGTTGAGTGGTATAGCGAAGACGGATCAGGTAGGTAATATTTCATATGTTTGTTTGGCAAGTTTTAAGAGGAAGACAGTGTGATGATTAACGGGATGTACATCAGTGTAAGAAGGGCTTTTGACCCcggttatttttgtcattttgcctcgattttagaaccgaggcatattggggtgaggccaaaagggggtgccttttggcctcggttatcacccgaggcCGTAAAAACACTTTTCTACCTCGGTTGCAGAGGGACCGGAACCATAggttcaacaatattttttttaattaaaaatttcgcagagcctttggcctcggttatggtaagaaccgaggccatatacccCGTCAGTACCCATCTCACAGTGGTGGCTGCATCTGGTGACTCTCGTCGTAAGTATTCTACCGGTAGTGCAGCTGCTTCAAATTTTCAAACCGTATACGGTCTTGTGCAGTGCACCCCTGATTTGTCTGAGACAGACTGCAATAGATGCTTGGATGGGTGTATCTCAGAAATCTCATCGTGTTGTTAGGGCAGGATGGGTGCTAGAGTTCTTAGACCAAGCTGTAATATTAGATTCGAAAGCGCAATGTTCTACGATCAAACTCCTGAACTAGACCCTGATGTAACACCACCATCTCTGTCTCCTCCTTCCTCCGCAGGTACTTGTCATTGTTAtactttttgatattttatcatCCTGGAGGCTAGAAATGCCCCGCTCACCCAGCATAAAATTCTTGTTTTTGCAGGAAGCAACAACCTGAAGACCGCTCTCACCCTCGTCGGTATCTATGCGTCCAGAAACAGTTTCTTCAGTGTCTCAAGGGGCAAGGACACATATAGTGCCAACGCCATTGGGCAGTGTAGAGGTGACGCCACGTATTTTCGACCATTGACAGCCGACACCGCGGTGTCTCGGAGGCCATCCAGAAGCTTCTTCACCACTCGATTGAACTTATCGATGTTGGGTGCGTCGTGGAGGTTCCAAACAAATGCCCACTCGAGCTTGTCGAGGTCGAGTCGGAGGACAAGGATGGTGGAGCAGGGCGCGTTGAGGGCGAACGAGGACTTGAGGCCGCCGACCATGAGGATCCGGTTGCCGTGGCCGCAAACGAGGCGGGGGCGCTTGAGGACGTTGAAGACGTCCCCCCATTCATGGCGCTCGAGGCGCGACCACGAAGGCGAAGGAGTTGCGGCGACGTTGCAGGAGAAAAGTTTCCACCGGCGACGGCTTGCGGAGACGGTGGCCGGAGCAGCGCAGTGGCAGCACATCGTGGTTGCAAAGCTTCGCGTGGTGGTGGTAGGTGGCTGGAGCAGCAGGTTGTAGAGAgaaagagggagagagaggagAAATGCACGGCGGGGAAGAAAAGGGGGTTCGTGAATTTTGAaccctaattaaactatatggcctcggttcaattaataaccgaggcatatagccctATTTGGCCCCAGTTCAAtgacacccgaggccaaagacgtAAAGGttaatggcatttttgaaatatccaGCCAcatttttggcttcgggtctttggaaccgaggcatataaccctTTTTTGGCATCGGTTTTtttgaaccgaagcatataacccTTTTTTGCTTCGGGTTTTCGCTGaatcgaggcataaaagttgcctgaaattgcaaaaatgccaccgcgccattatatgcttcggttcctgaccaaccgaggcatataaggcaaGGTAAAAAGCAAAATTTGTACTAGTGGTAGTAAGATTAAAATCTCGTCTAATATGCAGTGATTTGAGTGGATTCACTtagttaatgttaattttacctTCTTTTTTCACGTGCATGTTGGTAAGGTAGCATGGTATGTAATGGAAGATCTGTGGGGGCTTATTTGTGAAAGATCTGATCCCTATTGTAATGGAACAGATATGTGGGGGGTTTAGTTGGGAGAGATCCGATCTCCATGTCATGGAATGGATAtgggttaaaaaaaaatttctttgataattttttgtttcaattttagtggttaaaaaaattatgaaaatagatttattcatacaaatatcaatttatactACTTATTAAATGAAGGGCAAAATAGTAATCTTACTGATACttctattaaaacatattttttaatctattacatcaatcaaatctctcacaaatttttacaaaaaattacttctaaatttACTTACAATCACCTCTAAAtccctttaaaaaaataacacataattcaCTCTTAAATCCACTCAAACCCATCCACTCACTCTCTCTTTCACATACTTTCCCTCAAGTGAACACAGCCTAAAGCTTGGTTATACTCCATATTAGAAGTATGAATAAATTTGTCAAATTGAAGTTGAAGACAAAAAATGTAAAGTAATATAGGTATGCAAAATATAATATACTAGCTTCCCTTGTGTGTAGTTGTTAACATTCattgttttaattgattttttattgtaaatgagTTATGTGTTATCCCTATTGAAacttaagtttatttttaggatttttgaatattttcttgaaattaCTTTACAATTTATATCTGGACTCTGCATTTCACAGAATTGGGTCGATACTTTGTGTAAATGAAGATGAGCATCCAGATAAAGCAAACCAACTTTCTGCATaagtcgaagaagaagaagatgtagCGGCTCCTCGACGGTGCAATGGCAGTGCAGCGACCCCTTGACAGCGTAAGCAGAACGAACGCCGCAGCGAAACAACGATGATGGTtggttgaagaagaagaagatgtagTGGCGCTGGAAACCTCCTTGACGGTGCAATGGCGGTGCAGGTGGCACGAAGGGCTGACGCGTAGTGGAAGAGTGGACCAGGTGTGCGGGACgctcgaagaagaagaaaaagtgcaGAACATTTGCTGCTGAGGTGTGAAAAGATTTGGGTTTTTTTAACCCTACGAAGCGATACTGCCTCGGTTAAttcgaaaccgaggcatattgacTTGctcatatgcctcggttggcaagAGAATCGATGCATAAGTCATCTACTGCCTTGGTTATAAAAGAACCAAGGCATACTCCTTcagtgaaataaaaataaaattaaaaaactgcAACTTAATTGCATCGGGTAAAAAGCACCTGAAGTAGAAAAGCTATTAGACCTCGGTTCAGCGATACTCGAGGTATAAAAGcatgtaaaaaatttcaaattccgGAAAAGCGGGAATTGTCAAAATTTTTTAAGCTATATGCCTCAGTTAGAATAGCAACTGAGACATAAAAATTgactttaattacaaaaatgtcaccgcgcGTTTATATGTAACGGGTGCGCAAGAACTGAGACATATACTGCGATGTAAAAACTCTTAAATGCACTAACGTGTGTGTatgagaaaattttatttatgacagcttttaattgttaaaatatataattttaacgttgttattaaatataatattttttcactgAGTAGTGTACTTTTCTTTGTGTGAGATATGAAAATTACAATTTTCCTTATCAGATATATAACATATACTACCTATAATTAAATCTTGCATCGTGTCACTATTATTCTAACTTCAACATATGGATCACAACAAGAAAAATAGTGGCACAGGTCTTGTCACTGAGGAAAGTTGCGCAAGAGAAAGTTAAGTAAAGAATGATCAGTGCAAAGTAAAACACACCGGCTGAAACTTGAAACGTgcatatatatattagaatgaCCAAATGTATACAAATGAATTGGCACATCATACACTTGAAGGAAATTAAAACAAGCCGAGGCATTAAGACTTAGGAAACAAATAGAACatgcaaaatatttatatatatacgtTAATTTTCAAGGCTTCCCAATAGCCAAAGCAGACATGACAATCAACAACACGAAGACAACAACGGCAACGAACGATGAGACCACAGCTGAACTGGTCTGCGCACAAAAGTCTCCAAATTGGTTGCATATGGCTAACCAGTTCGTGTCCTGATCACCATTGTGTGCTAAGTAAACCACGGCAGCAGCTGAAGCAGCACTAGCAGTAGCTAGAGTCAGAAACACCtgcaattcatatttttaagaaatgaaCTTTAAAGATTAACTTAATCTTACAAAATTGACTTTTAAAATAAGGTTCACGTATAAACTTTCAATGTATATActaatgttaaatgaaattatatacgaaggaaaaaaatattttaaagagcTTACAGTGTCCAAGATAATGAGGAAAAGCCTTGGTCCAACAGCATGGGGGCGAATAATTGCAACAACGGAGAAAGGAAGAGACAGCACCAGGTAGCCACCCACTAAAGCCATAGTAATAACAAAGAACCTGCATTGTGTTACGCATTGGTTAGAATTTCTGATTTCAGtgatttaacatatatatagaTGCCACGAAAAGGCACAGAAAATAATAGAGTTTTGAAGATGATGACATACTGAAAAGTAGTGAAGCTATCATAACTAGCCTCAAACTGAAAGAACTGAGTGAAGAAAGGTAGTGTCTGATCACTTGTTCCCATGGTGGCAGCAGCACCAAGAGCAGCAGCTATGGCACCTAACCTTAGAATGAAATCCATTATGGCTACCCCTTTTTTCCATCCTCCTGGTCTCAGTGGTGCCGCAACCACACCTTTTCCTTTAACTACTTTACTTGATTCTGGGATATCGATGGTGGTTGACATTTTTGGCTTTGGTGATGCTCCAAGGATAGGATACACGAGAGAGGATGATGCAGATGTGTTGATGATTGAAGATAACATATATAGAGGAAGAAATTAAGAGATGTTAGGATAAGTGGGGTGATGCATGATACTTACTCAGTGAAGTTGTTATGACAACTTTGTTgctcttatttatattttgccACCTTTTCGTACCGAAGCAAGTGGAAAGAGCCACAACTTACTCTCTCTTTGTTGATTAGTTTGTCCCACTTTTGAAATGTCAATcaaatagttataataaattaaaactttattaaatgagccaaaccaaaaaataatagtagGGAATTAGAGAGCttcattacaaatttaaaaaagaatgtttcttttaaaactaaaagtgAAAGTTATGAAAAGATCCtggctatatatatatatatatatatatatatatatatatatatatatatatcaattatttgaaataaactattatattaatttgaaagaTTATAGAAAAACAATTAGTTTGCatttgttttgaaaacattgaaataaacatagaaattgaattttataaaaatagtgtttactatttttataGTAGTGGTTTtgaggtttttttttctatacattGAAATAAACATAGAattcttaataaattataaatgaattaataaaagtttcatttcttaacattaatttacatattaaaattatatttcgcatgtttaaataaattcacGGAAAGCATGGATATCACACTGCTTTTATAAGTGAATTATTTCCTTCTAAAATATGTTTGTGTTGAAAAACACAGAAATGTTACCCGACTAGAGATGGTAAATAAACTTATCTCCGtaggtattgtccgaacccgtatCCGTTTTGATGGGAAAtctccgcattgactgggtatgggtatgaggatgtacatatcccagccataatacccgtccccgccatatcttcatcccgtttaaattattagaatattcacaattaattaagtaactatatatatatatatatactttctattttttatttattctaattatttggtttgtcctgaaactcattcgcatctctaatatattttcatcttattataacatttatgtaattatgttaaaataatgtatgtcaattaaaaaaaacttatgtctcacatttgaatatttctattattttttaatatttttatttattgtatattttttttttcacgtgagaatatttaatactctcaatttaagtgtttaataacataaaccttttatttaatacgtataaaaaaatatctttacttattattaataatttttgtttcattgaagaacttttttgtttcgctaaaataattttcgttatttctcaaccattgaatatatatgttgatattttgaaaattttcttagatctctaaggtatttttcattttatcatactcttaattataGATTTGTTTTCCTgagatttctttcaatagtctcggAAATTGTTTctaacacacatttgttaatttgttaatatttttattattgtttattttcatcatgtagaatactatttcgatatattttatctaatttttttttctaactcattatcaatcatactgtaatcttttcactataattgtataaataacttttatttactacaatataaaaatttagtgTAATTTtcgtgaatattttttatcaccattcaacatctattggagttcaaaagatacaagatctaagtcaaaattttattattatgtttattatttgttatttgcgtcattttgatcaagtgatgtattataacttttattagtgtataaaaaagagattcattaatatttaaaaaattgaagtaaacaaacatttaaaatatattttaatttgaatattttttttatttcatatttttttaaaaatatttttaaattttatcaactaggtttcattaatgtttgcaaatttaataaatgttttggttctcatgaaattttatttggtattctaatctaaaacataaacaattataatttatttaaaaatatttgatatcgaatcTACAATcgtcctcctaatattgaatatttgataatataatgtttcctttgccgtaatttttattattttataaaaattaattaaaattaatattgaagtagtaaaacggtacgggtatgagtacgagattatacccattACCCGTGGGaatgaggatgagacaaaagtttgatacctaTTGAGTTTGGATATAGggatgaagatgaattttttctacggaAATAGGTATATGATAGCAAGACTCGTCCCCGTTCCGTCCTGTTGCCATTCCTATACCATACCTCCAATCAAAGAATTTTCattaaatagtaataaataaagtaattaattttaattcttccAACAGTTAATAtctatttatttcataaatgtTCCTATTTGATAAATATGGAATTATGGACAAACAATACAGaatttgaagttttaaatttcaaattgttttcCTTGGTTGTCTTTCTCTAGTCTCCATCTGTTTCTTGTCTGTAATTCACAAACATTTAATTCTCACaccacttttctttttttttctttttatttatttctaagaTCAATTTTACACCACTTATTTTATCTGTCACGTGTCGGGGCTAGAATTACagaattaacatttttttatacatgCCACTTTCTTTTTCACTATCAATACACATATTCATCATTGCACAAGCCAATATTTTCGGTCCTGGTTATGGATACATCGAGGTAAGGTTGTTCTATGATCATAGACGCATGCATACACGAAGGTTGACGGTGAtgatatggaaaaaaaaaagtaaaataaaattctaatataGATCTAATTGAGTTTTCTGATTGATTCTCTTCGTTTTCCTCAGTGATCCAGAAATTCTTCGATCTCAACAATTCTTACAAATTCGTTACATTTCTCTGGACACATGACAGGAAATTTGAGCATGTTGTGGATAAGGTTTGTTCTTCTCCCTattcatgttttttctttaaacattATTGAACTCTACATTATTCACTAGTAATTCCTATCGAATAAACATTAAACACAATAATGCAATCCAAATCAATGTTGGGGTCTTATTGTTGTCATACACCTGAAAcacgttttatttattttctaaatttctaCCTAGCCCTAAATTCACCAATGTAATAGTTTGTACAAGTTGATAATACTAAACTTCTAGAATTACTTGTTAAACAGGTTAATTGTTGATACTCTTCTGTGACATGGATCACGTGTGTGTCACTTGATCTCCTAAATCGATTATCACACTGAACCTGGGTAGCTATGGGGAGGAGAATTCGTGAGAAAGAGTGTGCGTTGCCGAGTAGAAATTCCAGTAGTAGCCATCATACTCACCCGGGACGAGTTTGGGGAATTCTTCATGTTATAAAGTACCATCATTGGCGACAGGTGAAGAGAAGGCTTACAACAAGAAGGCATGGTGGTGGAAGACCTGATGAAAGTAAGTCACAACTTTACCCTTTAAAGCCAAATATTTACTATCATAAAGTGGAAGATAAAATTTACCAGATTATAACATATGACACCACAAAAAACATAGAACCATTGGTTTATTCTGACAGTTTTTGTTGACATGTCGCAATGTTTCTGTTTCCACTTCATATGTGCAACAATTTCTTTCACTTTGTAGGAGTTGAAAGGCCAGGAACTTCTGATGATTCTGGGCTTAACTCTATGCCAGACCATTGTATTCCATATACAGAGTTATCTAATGTAAGTAAACTAGAATACGTTGGTTGCTTTCACTGTATCTTTGTGTTATTGCTTGTCTTTTGGGTGCTAGAGACTTATCAAACATTATTGGTTCATTACATCTTGCATTTTGGACCATTACATCCTTATTTTTGTGTTGATATAAAGGTAACATTGTGAAAGTCGAATCTAATTTCATGTTTTCTAGGTTGAAGAAAAGCTGGAACAGTCCCCTTCTCCATCCAAAAGTTCTATCAAATCCCGATTTAGGTCGCTTATCAATGAAGATATATACAGAAGGAAAAGTCGACACAAGAGAAGCTCAACTTGCCCTGCAAAGACACTGCAACTACCTCATGCTGATTCCGTTCATAACTTGGAGGTTGACCCACTTAGTGAATTGTTACTAACTGTTGAGAACCCTGAACCAGTTCTAAGAACCTTTCAGAACCATCTTGCAGCTGGCACACTGGATGCATTATCACCAGTTTTCTCTGATAAACGAATTGCCAACTGTGACAAATGCGTAGATTGTGGTACAATGTTTTGTAGTGACACTTTGGAGCAAAGCAAGATTCATAATCATAAACACTTGAGTTCTCCCATTCAAGATGGCCCGGAAGAGAAGTCGTTTAATGCCCAGATACTCACAACTGATGCTTCACCCCACCTCTTCAAGGACTTTCTTGATGCATTGGATGTGATAAACGCAAACAAGAACTTTCTATTAGAATACATACAGGATCCAGGTTCTCCTCTGCCATTTCACACTCACCATCAACAATCTTTGAAAGCTAATGTGAGACGAGCCAGGTCTCTTTCGTTTCCTGTATCTGCCTCATCATCTGGAAAGCAAGATTCTGATCCAGGTCAACTCATAGACCAAATGATAGATGATCTGTTAATTGCAGAAAAAAAGAACTTACAAACTCAGAGAAGCATGCCAAATGAATCCACACGTTACCGTTTAGAAGATTCTCACAAACAGTTCATACCATGTGGTTCTTCGCATAATTTCGAACAAGTAGGTGAAAGAGATCTTAAATCGACACCAGTTTCATCCCGGGTTCCACACAATGTGAGAACTAGCCACTTCAGGGATCTTAGAAAGAAGATGAAGCGCTTAATTGAAGAGGGAAGAAACGAAAAGCGTCGCATTACCATGGATGCCATACTTGACAAAATTCCTCGGGGAAAGAGacttacaaaaaatatgaagaagTTGATTCATGACAAGTCCAAAGACCCCACAGTCAATGGGGAAGGTGAAGAAAGTTCCACAAGTGGTTTTGAGAACCGTCTCTCTTCTATGTCCTTCAACAAGCGTCAACGACCACCCATGAGGAATTCTTCTCTAAAAGAATCAATTGGAAGATATTCGCAGTTGTACGATACTTGTTTTAATAGTGAAGCCAAGTATCCTAGAGTTGAAAGCTCAAGAgtgaaagaagaagagaaaaattctACATTAAAGACGCCAAAATCCTTCAAAAGGTTTCTTTCAATGCCTAATTTGAAATCTTACTTTCACCACAATGATGAGTCTTCTTTCCTTTTATCTCCCAAAAACTCAATGAAGGTGCATGGAGATAGAAACATAAGTGCAAATGACATTGAACATGACCATAAGAGGTTTAACCATAGCGAGGactcaaaaagtcaaatttttCCACCTACACTGGTTAATAACACAAATCAAGAAATCAGCTTGAATGCTGACCAAAAACAACTGCTTGTCAGGAGTGCTTCAAAATCAGGAATAAATTTTAGTGCTGAGGAAAAGGAAACGAACATGGGAATTGAATGTTTAGAAAACTTGAGAGACCGTGGTCAAGACATTGGAGCTGAAGTAGATACTTACCCCGCGGAAGCAAACTCAGCCTTCTCTTCTGATACCAGCTTTCTTGACGTTTCATTTGATCTAGAGAACATAGACATTCCAGAAGGTATATTTTTGGTCgttttatactttaatatttcatattgtcATCCCTAACTTTTAACTTTACCTTCGTCTTATTTCTTCATGTTTGCATTTTGTGTGCGAGCACAACTAGTCTAATGTTGTAAGAAATTAGCATCGACAAATTGATAAGAGTGCTTCTTATGTTTTCAAGATTATAAGTTAATGGCGtctaaagaattaaaaaaacatagataatcaaaaagttatctagatgtgaaagtGCATTTTCAAGCGAAGATAATTcaattaagaaattgaaatgaacataaaaacaatgaaaaaagaataaaaaggacGTGAACATTAGATCATAAGAACATAAAGACacgaaataaaagaaacaaaagatcGAAAGAAAGGGAGAGGAAGAAAAAGGGGATGGTGGCACACCCCTTGGGGATGGTCCAGTCTAAGATGAGTGGTGGCTACTGCCACTTAAACCTTGGTTCAAGATGAGACAAGAGAGTTCAAGAACACTCAAAAGGCACTCTCTATACTCTAACACACAACTAATCAATATAGACTCtccattaaaattattcaacacTTTACAAATGGTGGAGAGTTCCCTTATATAGGCTTTGGAAGGGACCTTTTAGCAAATACGCAAAGATGTATTCTAAAAGTAGGGCAAGCTAATCTAGGGATACATAGGATGACCTAGGCGGAACACCCTTACTCTCCAAGCATTCCATGCAATGGGCCAAGCCCAAGTTCTCCTCTGCTCCAAACATAAGAATGTTGTCCTCAAACTGAGGTTGTTAAAAGGATTCCTTGCTTTGGGCCATGCGCCCCAACACTCTATCCTCCAAATGGTGTCTCCATCAAATCAAGAAGGTGCCCAAAGCAAACATACAAATACACAAACAAAAGAAGCCAAAAGCATAAGTCTAAACACAAGGAGAAATGCAAAGTAAAGAAAAGCAAATGAGTAAGAATGGGGCCTCCTTACTAGTCATGCTTTTAGTAATTCTTCTAGGAAGAGCCTCTCCATCCTTATGAGGATTCCTAGACTCATAATCATCATCCCTCATTTGGAGAATTCGACACGAATTTGCAACACCTATATCAAAAGGAGAAATACCACCAACATTAAAAGAAGGGCTAAGTATATAACTAGGTGGTAAATCTAGCTCATAGGCACCTCAACACTTTGAAGGGACCATCTCCTCTTGGGTGGAGTTTGGACTTCCTTTGGGTAGGGAACCTCTCTTTCCTCAAGTGAAGTCATACCCAATCACTCGATT is a window from the Vigna unguiculata cultivar IT97K-499-35 chromosome 7, ASM411807v1, whole genome shotgun sequence genome containing:
- the LOC114192338 gene encoding casparian strip membrane protein 2, with the protein product MSTTIDIPESSKVVKGKGVVAAPLRPGGWKKGVAIMDFILRLGAIAAALGAAATMGTSDQTLPFFTQFFQFEASYDSFTTFQFFVITMALVGGYLVLSLPFSVVAIIRPHAVGPRLFLIILDTVFLTLATASAASAAAVVYLAHNGDQDTNWLAICNQFGDFCAQTSSAVVSSFVAVVVFVLLIVMSALAIGKP
- the LOC114191161 gene encoding uncharacterized protein LOC114191161; translation: MGRRIREKECALPSRNSSSSHHTHPGRVWGILHVIKYHHWRQVKRRLTTRRHGGGRPDERVERPGTSDDSGLNSMPDHCIPYTELSNVEEKLEQSPSPSKSSIKSRFRSLINEDIYRRKSRHKRSSTCPAKTLQLPHADSVHNLEVDPLSELLLTVENPEPVLRTFQNHLAAGTLDALSPVFSDKRIANCDKCVDCGTMFCSDTLEQSKIHNHKHLSSPIQDGPEEKSFNAQILTTDASPHLFKDFLDALDVINANKNFLLEYIQDPGSPLPFHTHHQQSLKANVRRARSLSFPVSASSSGKQDSDPGQLIDQMIDDLLIAEKKNLQTQRSMPNESTRYRLEDSHKQFIPCGSSHNFEQVGERDLKSTPVSSRVPHNVRTSHFRDLRKKMKRLIEEGRNEKRRITMDAILDKIPRGKRLTKNMKKLIHDKSKDPTVNGEGEESSTSGFENRLSSMSFNKRQRPPMRNSSLKESIGRYSQLYDTCFNSEAKYPRVESSRVKEEEKNSTLKTPKSFKRFLSMPNLKSYFHHNDESSFLLSPKNSMKVHGDRNISANDIEHDHKRFNHSEDSKSQIFPPTLVNNTNQEISLNADQKQLLVRSASKSGINFSAEEKETNMGIECLENLRDRGQDIGAEVDTYPAEANSAFSSDTSFLDVSFDLENIDIPEGYTEEVNSEIKQGQDDGSDHMSEQQEAEENHPEEGENFQNIGTLNQSLNYEFPCIEIDPSNVAAFNYVTKVLDLSGFTDQDSLGIWYSDNQPVGPAVYEELEGCLLLDPHCSGNSGEGGECNHMLLFDIVNEGLLEIFGRSYNYYPRPLSTLSHVHPLPTGDNVLYDVWKLISWYLNSTISDSYISLDYYVSKDLSKYDGWMNLQFDSECVGLEIDDLIFDDLLEEIIFTQLT